A segment of the Bacillus sp. es.034 genome:
TTTAAAAAGGCATAGAAAAAGCCTCGATTCCGAGGCCATTTCTATGATTAGCGTTGTTGCTGCAGCCAGTTCTGTACCCAGGAATCCGCTTCCTTCCAGTCATTCACACGAATGACCCCATCAGGGATCGGTTTTTGATTATAAGGCGTGTTGAATAACAAAACCGGGATGGATAATTCCTCGGATATGGCCACTGCATTATCGTGTTTATCTTCAAAGAAAATATCGACTGCATGTTTTTTTGCAGTGGATATTTTATCGTGAGATCCGATCAATTCGATATGATGATACATAAGGTCCTGTTCATCGAACCATTCCTTCGTAATATCGATGAGGTCGGTTCTTCTTGCACTGATAAAATAAAGTTCGTGCTTCTCTTTCCACTGATCCAGGATCGTTTTTGCGCCGGGAGCAAGGGGAGACTCTTTGTAAATGAGCGGTTCTGCTTCTTTGAACCATTTTCCAAAGGTTTGGGGTGATATGTCCAAAACCTTTGTCAGCTCGTATTGGGTGATGTCCTGTAAGGTTAAATTCAGTTGAAAATGATCATTTATGTGAGGCAGTAAAGATTCAGGTGACGTAACTGTCCCATCAATATCGATTCCAAAACGTTTCATTCTTTATCATACTCCCCTTTATAAAAACTTCTTCAAGTTTATCACATTCCCCCTATTGAAATAACCTCGAAAAACAATTATTCCTTTGAACAGCATACGTGCTATCGCAAGGATAACAAAAATGACAAAGATTAGCATAGTAAAAAAGCTGAACTGACACACAATAAGAAGGCTCCCAAACACAGAAAGTGAGGGATTGCTGTATGAGTGATGAACGACGCGAATTAAATAGCGTTGATCGAAATCTTCAAGATATCGACGTGTATTACGACAATCCGGAAACAGATGTGAGTAGAGATGATTACCGTGAAGAAACAGCAGCAGAAATTGCTGCTCCAATGAATGTGAGCCGCGACTTTGAAGATGATGCCGCAGAAGATGCAACAACATCAGGTCGTGTGTTAGGATACTCTGCACTTGCACTATCCATTCTTTCCTTATTTATTCTCCCGGTCATCATGGGGGCAGCAGGGATTGTCCTTGGGTTTGTGGCAAGACGCAGGGGGGCAGAGATGCTCGGTGCCTGGGCAATCGGAATTGGGGCCGTATCGATAATCGTAGGATTATTTGTACTGCCGTTCTTTTAAACGAAATGGTTTTTCTTGAAATTGGGAGCGTTTCAGGAAATGAAAAAAAAGAGGGCTGATCATTGATCAGCCCTCTTTCATGCATCGGCTTAGACTTGCTCCTGCTCTTTCTTTTCAGCTTCCTGCTTTGCGAAGTACTCTTCTGCAATCTTGTCGATTTCTTTCTTTAATTCTTCCACCATGGTCTCTTCAGGTACTTTACGGACCGTTTTTCCCTTACGGAAAAGGAGTCCTTCCCCTCGGGCACCGGCAATCCCGATGTCAGCCTCTCTGGCTTCCCCGGGTCCATTCACTGCACAACCCAGCACAGCAACCTTGATCGGTGCTTTAATCGTGGAAATATATTCTTCCACCTCATTGGCGATTGAAATCAAGTCGATTTCAATACGACCGCAAGTCGGACACGAAATTAATGTAGCTGCGTTTGCTGCCAATCCAAATGACTTCAATAATTCTCTTGCTACTTTCACTTCTTCGACGGGATCTGCACTCAAGGAAATCCGGACCGTGTTACCGATTCCAAGACTCAGGATGGCTCCAAGGCCAGCGGCACTTTTAACGGTACCTGCAAACAGAGTTCCTGATTCTGTGATCCCAAGATGAAGCGGGTAGTCGAAGGCTTTCGCAGCTTTCGTGTATGCCTCGATGGCTAAATTCACATCAGATGCCTTCATGGATACGATGATGTCATGGAAATCGAGGTCTTCAAGGATTTTAATATGATGAAGGGCACTTTCCACCATTCCATCAGCTGTCGGGTATCCATATTTTTCCAGAATTTTTCTTTCCAGACTCCCTGCGTTCACTCCGATACGAATCGGGATGCCTTTTTCTTTTGCTGCCTTGACTACTGCCTCGACTTTTTCGCGGCGGCCGATATTCCCTGGATTGATCCGGATTTTATCAGCTCCGCCTTCAATGGCTTTCAGGGCTAATTTATAGTCAAAATGTATATCGACAACAAGTGGGATATTGATTTGCTTTTTGATATCAGCAATGGCGTCGGCTGCACGTTCATCCGGGCATGCGACACGTACGACCTGACATCCTGCTTCTTCCAGACGGTGAATTTCTTTAACCGTTGCTTCAACATCATGGGTTTTGGTCGTGGTCATACTTTGGATGACCACTTCGTTATTACCGCCGATCGTTAAATTTCCTACTTTGACAGGACGTGTTTTTGTACGATGTATAATTTCACTCAAGTGTAATTCGCTCCTTTAGAAAGGTTCTCAAAGTTTCATTATAAGTAATACGAAGCTATTGTAACAGTGTTTTGTGTAAAATGACAAGAAATAGGTGTTTAAGAAATGGTCAGGTCATTGATAATTGGGTATTTTGTAGGTTTTCCCTATTTGGATCTTTGCCGGGGGGACATCATTCAATTCTTCAAAGTCGGCGATCACCCGGTCGATGGAGACGGGAATGGATCCATCAAGAAGATCTTCCACAAGGCTCAATACTGTATCACCCGGCTTCACCTCCATTTCCACATATGGAAGGGAGGAGGGGGCTTCACCTCTTTTAACAGGTTCTTGTGGGACGTCACCTTGATTCCCATTCACCAGGGGCTCTGAGGAGGCGACGGTCGCTTCTTTATACAAGAGACGTAACGTCCCCTTATTTAAATCATAATAAACACTGTATAGAAGAATGATAATACCAAAGAAAATTGCCATTCGTTTCATCTATATTTCCTCCCGGTTAATGTGATGTCTGAATGGACCATTGAAGGAGTTGTGTGATGTGAGAGAGAAGCTTCTTCCATTTGTGATCGGTTTACTGCCCATACTGATGGTACTGGGGAATTCCATGCTGATTCCCATTCTTCCTGAGATTGAAGAAAATTTGCATTTAGGGAGCAGATGGTCCGGCTTCATTTTAAGTTCATTTACAATCCCTGCAGCTTTGGTCATCCCCTTTACAGGGATACTGTCTGATCGCTATGGGCGTAAACGGTTGATCAGCCTTTCGTTATGGATCATGATTCTTGGAAGTATATTGTGTATCTTCAACGGAGGGGTCATAAGCCTTTTTATGCTCGGCAGAGGACTGCAAGGTGTTGGAGCAGCAGGGACGATGCCTCTCGCCATGGCATTGATCGGTGATCTTTATCATGGGGATGAGCGCTCAAGGATGCTTGGTTCATTGGAGGTATTCAATGGTATCGGAAAAGTGGCGGCCCCACTTATTGGTGCCACCCTCGCCCAACTTGTTCTTTGGGATCAGTCATTTTGGGTGTTCCCCGTGATTTCACTAGTGATCTTAGTAGGTCTGAGACAAACAGTCGAATCAACTAAAGGTGTTCGGAAATTGGATACGAAAGCATTCTCTGCCGTTTTTATTTCAAAGGGGAGGCTGCTGATCCCTCTCTATTTCATCGGAGGAACCGGCTTATTTTTATTATTCGGCATTCTCTTCTATCTTTCCTACCATATTGAAAATACTTTTCATATTGATGGATTTTTCAAAGGATTTTCGTTCATTTTTCCCCTTGGGGCGATGACGATCTGTTCGTATTGGTGCGGAAAAAGATTGAAGACTGATGAGGAATTGGGTTGGACCTATTTGAAATGTGGACTAATCACGATGAGCATCCCTTTAGGATTATTGATCTTTTTTTCTTCATTGGGATCTTTGATGTTTTTTCTCACCATAAGCTTTGGGGGATTGGGGCTGATACTTCCTGTTATCAATACGTTCATAACGGGAAGCGTATCTGAAAAAGAAAGGGGGATGGTTGTCAGCCTTTATGGTGCTGTAAGATTTGGCGGTGTGGCGTTGGGCCCGGTTGCCTTTGGCGTGTGGAGGGAGGATCCAACACACATGTATATCATCACATTTGGGTTCACATTGATGAATATCCTCCTATTTGCATTTCTTTCTATTCGGACAAAAGGGGAGGTCCGAACTGAAATCCAATAGACCGTTCAATGAACAAAAGTCCCCGTCAAGTGGAGACGGGGACTTTGTTTAATGGCGTATTTTCCTTTGAGGGATTTCCTTCACTACTAAATACAAGATGACGGTAATGACAAACCAGTCCAATATTGGAGCAGCGGGGATCCTGGTTTGTAATAATTCCATTAGGGTAAAAAATACGGTAGAAACCGTAGCCGAATAGGCGGTGATACGAAAGCTTTGGCGGTATGGTACATTTCGTTTCATTACATTTGCAAAGGTAACACCGATGAGGGCGAAAATGGTTATTTTTAAAAATGTCATTCCGGAGGTGAATATGTAAAGAATGCTTAATGCCACAGGGATCAATATCCATTTCAGATCTTTGAGTGAATTCAGGATATCGAGTAACCCATCCTCTGTTACAGTGCTATCACCAAACAACGTATAAGATGAGGATTGAACATGTCCCTGGCTGATGACCACAAAGTCATTCTTTAGGAAGGCAACCGTATTTTCATTCCTGTCCAGGTTACCTTCTTTCATTTGCCCGGTATCATCCAAGATGATAGTGATGCCTTCTTTCTCGAGGGTCACGGGTCCTGACTGATCAGAGGATAAGGAGCCATTCTCGATCGAAAACGATGGCAGTTCTTTATCCAGTGAATCTCTTAATGTATCAAGGGCACTGGTTGCGAACGATACAAATTGTACAGCCACAGGAATGATGGATATAAGAGCAAGCAAAAAAATGAAACGGATTGTCTTCCCAATACCCTGGAAACGGAATTTTGCAATATCTTTAGGGGAATAGATACTTTTATACAATTGCTGAAATACATTCATTTCGATTATTTCTCCTTTCG
Coding sequences within it:
- a CDS encoding DUF4190 domain-containing protein; this encodes MSDERRELNSVDRNLQDIDVYYDNPETDVSRDDYREETAAEIAAPMNVSRDFEDDAAEDATTSGRVLGYSALALSILSLFILPVIMGAAGIVLGFVARRRGAEMLGAWAIGIGAVSIIVGLFVLPFF
- a CDS encoding DUF1189 domain-containing protein, which translates into the protein MNVFQQLYKSIYSPKDIAKFRFQGIGKTIRFIFLLALISIIPVAVQFVSFATSALDTLRDSLDKELPSFSIENGSLSSDQSGPVTLEKEGITIILDDTGQMKEGNLDRNENTVAFLKNDFVVISQGHVQSSSYTLFGDSTVTEDGLLDILNSLKDLKWILIPVALSILYIFTSGMTFLKITIFALIGVTFANVMKRNVPYRQSFRITAYSATVSTVFFTLMELLQTRIPAAPILDWFVITVILYLVVKEIPQRKIRH
- a CDS encoding MFS transporter gives rise to the protein MREKLLPFVIGLLPILMVLGNSMLIPILPEIEENLHLGSRWSGFILSSFTIPAALVIPFTGILSDRYGRKRLISLSLWIMILGSILCIFNGGVISLFMLGRGLQGVGAAGTMPLAMALIGDLYHGDERSRMLGSLEVFNGIGKVAAPLIGATLAQLVLWDQSFWVFPVISLVILVGLRQTVESTKGVRKLDTKAFSAVFISKGRLLIPLYFIGGTGLFLLFGILFYLSYHIENTFHIDGFFKGFSFIFPLGAMTICSYWCGKRLKTDEELGWTYLKCGLITMSIPLGLLIFFSSLGSLMFFLTISFGGLGLILPVINTFITGSVSEKERGMVVSLYGAVRFGGVALGPVAFGVWREDPTHMYIITFGFTLMNILLFAFLSIRTKGEVRTEIQ
- the ispG gene encoding flavodoxin-dependent (E)-4-hydroxy-3-methylbut-2-enyl-diphosphate synthase: MIHRTKTRPVKVGNLTIGGNNEVVIQSMTTTKTHDVEATVKEIHRLEEAGCQVVRVACPDERAADAIADIKKQINIPLVVDIHFDYKLALKAIEGGADKIRINPGNIGRREKVEAVVKAAKEKGIPIRIGVNAGSLERKILEKYGYPTADGMVESALHHIKILEDLDFHDIIVSMKASDVNLAIEAYTKAAKAFDYPLHLGITESGTLFAGTVKSAAGLGAILSLGIGNTVRISLSADPVEEVKVARELLKSFGLAANAATLISCPTCGRIEIDLISIANEVEEYISTIKAPIKVAVLGCAVNGPGEAREADIGIAGARGEGLLFRKGKTVRKVPEETMVEELKKEIDKIAEEYFAKQEAEKKEQEQV